The proteins below come from a single Cannabis sativa cultivar Pink pepper isolate KNU-18-1 chromosome 3, ASM2916894v1, whole genome shotgun sequence genomic window:
- the LOC115710690 gene encoding uncharacterized protein LOC115710690, translated as MNPLTDKMKGKMTIVEEEEPPLILDDVEVQNDNLDTVLVARVLTTKSVFLSTFQKQMKDHWNGRFHTTITEKPPDLFVLSFGCEGDKQRVLLKEPYHFQNHHIVLYTSSVLQKVTSDDLIFSPFWVQCYRLPFLRKSRTLAKALGNIIGEFLEVHDDSLEEGWGPFLQFRVTLNVTKPLLRGRNIQLKQTRDQF; from the coding sequence ATGAATCCTCTCACTGACAAAATGAAAGGCAAGATGACTattgttgaagaagaagaacctcCTCTAATCCTTGATGATGTAGAAGTTCAAAATGACAATTTGGATACAGTGTTAGTTGCAAGAGTTCTTACTACCAAATCTGTCTTTTTATCAACTTTCCAAAAGCAAATGAAAGACCATTGGAATGGTAGATTCCACACCACAATTACTGAAAAACCACCTGATTTGTTTGTGCTTTCATTCGGATGTGAAGGAGACAAACAAAGGGTTCTTCTGAAGGAGCCCTATCACTTTCAAAACCACCACATAGTGTTGTATACATCAAGTGTTCTGCAAAAGGTCACTTCTGATGATCTTATCTTTTCTCCTTTTTGGGTCCAATGTTATAGACTGCCTTTCCTAAGGAAGTCTAGAACATTAGCTAAAGCATTGGGAAACATTATTGGTGAATTTTTGGAGGTTCACGATGATTCTTTGGAAGAAGGATGGGGTCCTTTTCTTCAGTTCAGAGTCACACTCAATGTTACCAAACCATTGCTAAGAGGTCGAAACATACAACTAAAACAAACAAGGGATCAATTCTAG